In one window of Thermus neutrinimicus DNA:
- a CDS encoding IclR family transcriptional regulator, whose protein sequence is MPRPRRKGAEEVKTLERGLSVLEALAELREAGLSPLAERTGLTKSTLYRLLQTLVRHGFVEEERGVYRVGPKAFAVGQVYPRQNLLLAVHPEMEALAAETGESVNLAVLAGREALYLDQAEGARLVRLFTAPGSRAPLHATGVGKVLLAFRGIPEGLPLTPYTPSTLTRLEDLRRELETVRRRGYALDNEERELGVRCVAAPVFGPEGEVVAALSLSAPASRLSLEEAHRLASRVMEAARKASLRLGFVPAL, encoded by the coding sequence ATGCCACGACCCAGGAGGAAAGGAGCCGAGGAGGTGAAGACCTTGGAGCGGGGCCTGAGCGTCCTCGAGGCCTTGGCGGAGCTTAGGGAAGCGGGGCTTTCCCCCCTGGCCGAGCGGACGGGACTCACCAAAAGTACCCTTTACCGCCTCCTCCAGACCCTGGTGCGCCACGGCTTTGTGGAGGAGGAAAGGGGGGTTTACCGGGTGGGGCCCAAGGCCTTTGCCGTGGGTCAGGTTTATCCAAGGCAGAACCTGCTCCTCGCGGTGCATCCTGAGATGGAGGCCTTGGCGGCGGAGACGGGGGAGAGCGTGAACCTGGCGGTGCTGGCGGGGAGGGAGGCCCTCTATCTGGACCAGGCGGAGGGGGCCAGGCTGGTGCGGCTCTTCACCGCTCCGGGAAGCCGGGCTCCCCTGCACGCCACGGGGGTGGGGAAGGTGCTTCTCGCCTTCCGGGGCATTCCCGAGGGGCTACCCCTCACCCCCTACACCCCTTCCACCCTTACCCGCCTCGAGGACCTGAGGCGGGAGCTGGAAACCGTGCGCCGGAGGGGCTACGCCCTGGACAACGAGGAGAGGGAGCTGGGGGTGCGCTGTGTGGCCGCTCCCGTTTTCGGCCCCGAGGGGGAGGTGGTGGCGGCCCTGTCCCTCTCTGCCCCCGCCAGCCGCCTTTCCCTGGAGGAGGCCCACCGCTTGGCTTCCCGGGTGATGGAAGCGGCCAGGAAAGCTTCCTTGCGCCTAGGTTTTGTGCCTGCTTTATAA